A region of Liolophura sinensis isolate JHLJ2023 chromosome 8, CUHK_Ljap_v2, whole genome shotgun sequence DNA encodes the following proteins:
- the LOC135473672 gene encoding uncharacterized protein LOC135473672: MNNYQYNPGSDSNPRLRASQAREQDRLEKRLSAYEREYKIRASSIAARQKQLQESLLAHSIRLRSTVQQGRVGEHHDRAESEELIVRAKPIRRFKGRGDRKILTLQELLSRGPNTRVAPMAIPPESATHAFPHADHHPTSKHSRADYLKLNLVSASDLNDFGDLPEFGKSSPALPQKPQMPLSHVQKQDVADEIQTAPRNLPPLQNKSDVYQQLTENATKDFYVFISSDDDISETGSKIPQRKLEPLNNIRKRRISARNSRMKRMKLPTTTLDLIPEDDPADGGSPDIEVSGRQLNFKVLSASKGNSLLRNTALEPLDNYTVRNIIGQYGASLNPIRTLHRKRENDRKVGVEMEIVVPRKRSYKSSDDIETNGARPTAPEEVKPACGDSIRSRRTRRRDGYKSTPKTGYGRLVFLQDSPNRSQ, from the coding sequence ATGAATAATTACCAATACAACCCTGGAAGTGACAGTAACCCAAGGTTAAGGGCCAGCCAAGCCCGTGAACAAGACCGTCTTGAGAAAAGACTCTCTGCTTATGAACGGGAGTACAAGATCAGGGCCTCGTCCATCGCTGCTAGGCAAAAACAACTACAGGAGTCGCTTTTGGCCCACTCCATTCGTCTACGATCAACAGTACAGCAAGGTAGAGTAGGCGAGCATCATGACAGGGCGGAAAGTGAAGAGCTGATTGTGAGAGCAAAACCAATCAGGAGATTCAAGGGAAGAGGAGACAGGAAAATATTAACTTTGCAGGAGTTACTTAGCAGGGGGCCTAACACTCGTGTTGCGCCTATGGCGATTCCCCCTGAATCAGCCACACATGCCTTCCCACATGCTGACCATCACCCTACGTCCAAACATTCCCGTGCGGATTATTTGAAACTGAATTTGGTTAGCGCTTCAGATTTAAACGACTTTGGAGATTTACCTGAATTTGGCAAATCGTCACCAGCATTGCCACAAAAGCCACAAATGCCACTAAGCCATGTACAAAAACAGGACGTCGCTGATGAAATACAAACTGCCCCCAGAAATCTTCCGCCGCttcaaaataaatcagatgTATATCAGCAACTAACGGAGAATGCTACAAAGGATTTTTACGTTTTCATATCGTCTGACGACGATATAAGCGAAACTGGCTCTAAAATACCACAACGTAAACTGGAACCGTTGAACAACATCCGCAAAAGACGGATTTCTGCTCGGAATTCGCGGATGAAGAGGATGAAGCTACCGACTACAACATTAGATCTAATACCAGAAGATGATCCAGCAGATGGAGGATCTCCGGATATTGAAGTCTCAGGGAGGCAGCTGAACTTCAAAGTTTTATCGGCCTCCAAAGGTAATTCACTTTTACGAAACACAGCTCTAGAACCGCTTGACAATTACACGGTGCGAAATATCATCGGCCAGTATGGTGCGTCGCTGAATCCCATTAGAACTTTACACCGAAAGAGGGAAAATGATAGGAAAGTAGGCGTCGAAATGGAGATTGTTGTTCCTCGTAAGAGGTCTTACAAATCTTCTGATGACATTGAAACAAATGGTGCTCGGCCCACTGCACCAGAAGAAGTAAAGCCTGCATGCGGTGATAGCATCAGGTCTAGACGTACTCGTCGTAGAGATGGTTACAAATCTACACCTAAAACAGGGTACGGTAGGTTAGTGTTCCTACAAGACTCACCCAACAGATCTCAATAG
- the LOC135474009 gene encoding neuronal acetylcholine receptor subunit alpha-9-like — MERYVSWTLLLYLTKLSFQGLVSADSPTATIQLMKERMKDYDKNIFPRCDNNDTSPVEVSLDMAMRQILDLREQQQLLEASTWMRWKWQDCRLRGVVPNTNKENYVSVAASNIWMPDITLYEHVGVPLHTMDDYPAKVYWDGTVSYNFPAVIKVVCKIQMKNFPFDKQTCQLTFGSWMYLVDEVNVTAKNDKGDDSYYVHNGEWDLDDFPVERHEILYTGYDLPFVDVTFTLVLQRRPTYYIFNIIFPTFLVGLVSVLSFSLPPATGEKVSLSVTSLLTQTVFMLMLSQEMPSTSESIPLIQRYFAAILCIVSTSTIMTILVLNLHYRGEYGRPVPGYLKTLLLNKCLRKFCQLPENVDNAQKYKPQTSMKQQDVSTIFENGDKDVPIPTTNGYHNRLRNQAYADTTIPQMTSANKDDSMTARVAELVSHLCNKQADKGKLKAIIKEWEDLASVVDRIFLIVCFTSLVITTAVILFA, encoded by the exons ATGGAACGTTACGTATCGTGGACACTACTACTTTACCTCACAAAGCTCTCTTTTCAAG GACTTGTTTCAGCGGACTCTCCCACAGCCACCATACAGTTAATGAAGGAACGGATGAAAGACTACGATAAGAATATCTTCCCTCGATGTGACAACAACGACACGTCTCCTGTGGAAGTCAGCCTCGATATGGCCATGCGTCAAATTCTCGATCTG CGCGAACAACAGCAACTACTGGAAGCCAGTACCTGGATGAGATGG AAATGGCAAGATTGCAGACTGAGAGGCGTGGTTCCAAATACGAATAAGGAGAACTATGTGTCAGTAGCAGCGAGCAACATTTGGATGCCGGACATTACGCTGTATGAGca TGTGGGCGTGCCCTTACACACAATGGACGACTATCCAGCTAAGGTCTACTGGGATGGCACGGTGTCTTACAACTTCCCAGCCGTCATCAAGGTGGTGTGTAAAATTCAGATGAAGAACTTTCCCTTTGACAAGCAGACTTGCCAACTCACCTTCGGTTCCTGGATGTATCTAGTAGACGAAGTGAACGTCACGGCAAAGAACGACAAAGGCGATGACAGCTACTACGTCCATAACGGTGAATGGGATCTGGATGACTTCCCTGTGGAGAGACACGAGATTCTCTACACCGGTTATGACCTGCCGTTTGTAGATGTGACATTTACTCTCGTTCTTCAAAGAAGACCTACCTATTACATCTTCAACATCATATTCCCCACCTTTCTGGTCGGCCTTGTGTCCGTGCTGTCATTTTCCCTACCACCGGCCACTGGGGAAAAAGTGTCTCTATCCGTGACGTCACTGCTCACGCAAACTGTGTTTATGTTGATGTTGTCACAGGAGATGCCGAGCACATCGGAATCCATCCCTCTTATCC AGCGTTACTTTGCCGCCATTTTGTGTATCGTGTCGACCTCGACCATCATGACCATTCTCGTTCTGAACCTACACTACAGAGGGGAATATGGTCGTCCTGTGCCGGGATATCTCAAAACATTGCTGCTCAACAAATGTTTGCGAAAGTTTTGTCAGCTGCCAGAAAATGTGGACAATGCACAGAAGTACAAACCACAGACATCTATG AAACAGCAAGATGTGTCCACTATATTTGAAAATGGCGATAAAGACGTTCCCATTCCCACGACAAACGGATACCACAACAGGCTGAGGAACCAAGCATACGCAGACACTACCATTCCACAAATGACAAGCGCAAATAAAGATGATTCCATGACAGCCAGGGTTGCCGAATTGGTTTCACATTTGTGTAACAAACAAGCGGACAAGGGGAAACTTAAGGCTATTATAAAGGAATGGGAAGACTTGGCGTCGGTTGTTGATCGTATTTTCTTAATTGTGTGTTTCACATCCTTGGTTATTACCACGGCTGTTATCTTATTTGCTTAA